Proteins encoded in a region of the Diospyros lotus cultivar Yz01 unplaced genomic scaffold, ASM1463336v1 tig00010963_1, whole genome shotgun sequence genome:
- the LOC127793491 gene encoding uncharacterized protein LOC127793491: protein MERVTNAKSSLRLRLKNKTSAVKTEVIILFLLSRDKKTLLAALNKRFHALLGRQPKLPPPPHDRQLYVDQNVSNSWTVANPGHTEVVKPEETAAVAEQVQEIDSRKEREEEEEEEAEAKEKEKEEEEEEVLGKKKEMRGLEEGIDKKAESFIERFHRQMRMQEQQSFQDERLFAPPQPL, encoded by the coding sequence ATGGAAAGAGTGACAAATGCCAAATCGTCGCTGAGACTGAGGCTGAAGAACAAGACGAGCGCCGTGAAAACTGAGGTCATAATCCTCTTCCTGCTCAGCCGGGACAAAAAGACACTGCTGGCCGCCCTAAACAAAAGGTTCCACGCCTTGCTCGGCCGCCAACCCAagctgccgccgccgcctcACGACCGCCAACTCTACGTCGACCAGAACGTCAGTAACTCGTGGACGGTGGCCAATCCAGGGCACACAGAGGTGGTGAAACCGGAAGAAACAGCCGCCGTTGCTGAGCAAGTCCAGGAGATCGACTCccggaaagagagagaagaagaagaggaagaggaagcggaagcgaaagagaaagagaaagaagaagaagaagaagaggttttggggaagaagaaagagatgagaGGGCTGGAGGAGGGGATTGATAAGAAGGCTGAGTCGTTCATAGAAAGGTTCCACCGCCAGATGAGGATGCAGGAGCAGCAATCTTTTCAGGATGAACGGCTCTTTGCTCCGCCACAACCTCTCTAG
- the LOC127793468 gene encoding uncharacterized protein LOC127793468 has product MAALIYHIFSSSALMSLGFYHLICATRDHLKSPRDYFAKPYHPLSFSSSQRLRHLQLYLLIVCLVIAFVHQTIVSADSDPLLKGRTPVHLFTSLQAAGVIFLFLFLSIALLVSETTTSLLPVPPDLFFGLAAGVFFLQYSVSSSASSVQTSDLQAKCDSVSGRISALSAALCLVLACHPRLFVADVGIGASVFLQGLWALQTGLSLQVDAFIPEGCHKLLDVVSGVEGSTKCDLEDSKLRAVAILDLVFVVHVMFVIFIVLIAYAAVSRSIGVRRFGSYEALPTGTSDHPSNHIQMKAMTGTQA; this is encoded by the coding sequence ATGGCTGCCCTAATCTACCACATTTTCTCTTCGTCGGCGCTCATGTCGCTCGGCTTCTACCACCTGATCTGCGCCACGAGGGACCACCTCAAGTCGCCGCGCGACTACTTTGCCAAACCCTACCATCCACTCTCCTTCTCCTCGTCGCAGCGCCTCAGGCATCTCCAGTTGTATCTGTTAATCGTTTGCCTTGTCATCGCCTTTGTGCACCAAACCATAGTCTCGGCGGATTCCGATCCGCTTCTCAAGGGCCGGACGCCGGTCCACCTCTTCACCTCTCTGCAGGCCGCCGGcgtcatcttcctcttcctcttcctctccatCGCTCTCCTCGTCTCCGAGACGACCACTTCTCTTCTCCCTGTCCCCCCGGATCTGTTCTTCGGACTCGCCGCCGGCGTCTTCTTCCTCCAGTACTCCGTTTCATCTTCCGCCTCCTCCGTCCAGACCTCAGATCTCCAGGCGAAGTGCGACTCCGTCTCCGGCCGCATCTCCGCCCTCTCCGCCGCCCTCTGCCTCGTCCTAGCCTGCCATCCGAGGCTATTCGTGGCGGACGTCGGCATCGGGGCTTCCGTCTTCCTTCAGGGCCTCTGGGCGCTGCAGACGGGGCTCTCCCTCCAGGTCGACGCCTTCATTCCCGAAGGCTGCCACAAGCTGCTGGACGTTGTCTCCGGAGTGGAGGGCTCCACCAAATGCGATTTGGAGGATTCCAAGCTTCGGGCCGTCGCAATTCTCGATCTGGTTTTCGTGGTCCACGTCATGTTCGTGATCTTCATCGTCCTCATCGCCTATGCTGCTGTTTCCAGGTCCATCGGAGTCAGGAGGTTCGGCTCTTACGAGGCCTTGCCGACGGGGACTTCCGACCACCCCTCCAACCACATACAGATGAAGGCTATGACCGGCACCCAGGCCTGA